One Xiphophorus maculatus strain JP 163 A chromosome 15, X_maculatus-5.0-male, whole genome shotgun sequence genomic window, GTAGAATACCTCAGGAGAGCCACAGGCTGATCACCTTACACAATGGAGCAATGATTGCAGGGTTTCCCTCCCCCCCAGTATCGTGTCTGCATCCTATGCAAAAGCATGGACAGTCTTCAGTAGtaaatctttattaaaatgtatttaatttggttttatgttaacatttttgaagCGTTAACTGTAAGCTCTAATTAAATTTGGCAAATGTCTGGGGCAATATTTGAATAAGATTCCAACACCCTAGATTTTCTTGTACATTTTATTCTAGTATGACTACAACTCCTGGGTACCCAATGGCTCCCTCCTGCTGTGCAAACCTCCTCCAGCCACAAAGGGGCAGTCCAGCATGCAGACTGTTCTGGAGACTCTCCCAGATGTTGAAGACTCGGTGAAGATTATGTCAGCTGCTAGGATTCTTTCAGAAAAGTACACTGATGTGGTAAGAAAATCAAGAcagacttattttttttaaaagttcagttttcaaaTCTCAAATGTCTGGTACATGCAGGTTCTCCTGGGTGAATTTCCAGAGGAGCACTTTGACGAGCCTCGCCCAAAGGAGATTATCAAGGCCTTGCAAGTTGACTTGTACTACCTGAGGGAAGAAATTGCAGCAAGAAATTCTCAACTGGAAATACCCTACACATATCTGAACCCTGATGTAGTAGAAAACAGTGTGACCATTTAGAGATTGTTcgttatatttaaaaaaaaaaaaaaaaataaaggcatgTGTGAAAAGCTTTGCGTTCAGTCTTGAATGTACAATTCCCCTGGACACAGGGCTCTACAATGCTTATTGAAAAGTATTATCTTTGCTGTGCAGTATATTGACATTGTAGGGTGTCAAACAAAACATTGGCTGTTAAATTTCTAGCAAGGGCGAAAAGCATCTAGGTCTATTCAGAATAGATGAGGTGAATGACTTGAGTCATTTAATAGTTTGTACATTACAACTAAATGTGGCAAGTGTAAAAacactgggattttatttaggaaaaattGCATTAATTAGAAGGTACATTCAGGATTTGTGCACACAAATTGTTGACCTGTGATGCTTCTTGACCCAGAATGCTGTAATCTTGAGACTTCACCATACCTTGCACAGATTCAAGGTGCCCTGTCCCAGATGTAACACAACAGACCCTCTTCCATGTATCGCAGTATTAACTGTTTTTGTATGCTTCATTTTGTGtctgaacacaaagctgatgcAACTTGCCAAAAAGCTCCTGATTTCTCATGTCTGAAGGACATTCTCCCAGAAGCTTCGTAGTTTTAATATGCATTGTGGCAAATtccagtctttttattttactttcctcTGGTAGTCTCCTATAAAGTCCACTTTGGCTGAAACGGTGACTAATGTGATCTGACTTTGTACTTTGATCTTGGAGTTCACCTTTAATTTCTTTGGCGGTTCTGACTTTTTTGGTTACCATTAGTATTATTCCAGAGAGGTTGGCTACATTGTCATGGACCTTTTGAATATGAGCAACAAACGGAAGATGGTCTAATAGCCTTTACCTTCAACATGCTTGTCTGTAATTGCCTTTCTAATCTGCAAGGATGACTCTTCTTTGCTTCCTGTCAATGTCTGTAAAGTACCGTACACACCATGTCACAACACTGCAGTGACTACTTGTCACCCTTTAAATAGGCAGACTGATCATTACAAGCTCAAATACACTGGCATTGCTAATTAGAAGGTGAAACATATTTCAATACTTTCATTGGCTCCCAgttatattaaatgtttgtttctaagAAAGCTATGTAAAAGTGGGAGTGGAATAATGGAATggccaaaaatacaaaatcagttTGAAGGTAATCCTTGTTAATGAGTGCTGGTAAATTCTTCCGCACTCAGTCTAAACTTTAGTCTACATATGTCCAATTTAATTTGGACACTAAAAAGTCTAAAAGGCAGAAACAATATAGTAGGAGTTCTTGAATGAACAGCACCCTTGGTGCAATCTTTATAGATATAAATGcaacctttatttttctttgaaaatgtaaaaactcaaTAGCAAACTTGATAAATAATTCAGTCCATGTTCGACCCATGTATTTATGCAAGCTTCAAATGAATCAATTCTAAGTTGGcacaaaaacccagaaaaaactttaaaaatgctattttgcTTGTGAGCTATATCCAGTAATAGTGAAGCCAGATTTCATAAAGGCCGAATTCCAGTTGCCTATTCACGTTTTAATGCTTGTATGGGCAGAAATCACATAAAGTGAAATTTGTAACAGTTGTCACTTTTAACCCATTCCCATTCTCTCACCACTGATGGGGTTTGACAGTTTATTTTGCCCTTGAAACAATTGTTGCACAATGAAACTGTTAAACTGAGTAAGTATATATTACAATATGTTATTGTAATATTACTCAGCTATGTAAGGGTAATTTCAGTCTAAATTTGGATTAGGTTTCCTGGATTTGGCAAGACTTGCTTTCTATCCAAACATCTTACATAAATATGGAAATGAACTAATAAAAGACAccttagagaaaaataaaaagtcagtaAACACTTTATTAAACTGCAGCAATCAGGTACATTAGTCATTCTGTGATGTCAAACTGTGATccaaacttcaaataaaactaaacataacATACACACTGAACTTGACCCTTAGTAGCGATCAGAAGCTCTTCAGGCAAGGTACACTGTTCAGTTTGGAAggaattaaaatataaagtgccGGCATGGTTTATAATATTCAGAAATAATGGAGTTTTATCATATTGTTTTCCATAGCTACAAGTAAAAAGGCAGAATAATATTTAATCTTCAGGAGAATATAAATCTATTGTGCACAATTAtctttgtcaaaaaatgttttcttagcAGAATAAAGGTGCACTTTCAGCACAAATCCATGCAAAGCAATTGTGAATGCTAACTTTCTCATTCCACATACAAATCATTAACAGATCTGAAATCATATTTTCCCATTAAGGTTTATTTATAATCAAAACTAATCGGAATCCATTTTACTTCATTAGCCACATTCACATAAAGCTACAGTGAATCTCATGCAGCTCAGCCTTGTTTGGTCAAGTGTTGACATGACGTAGGACGCGGCGGAGTGACAGTCCATCTCGTGCGGTACACATGGCAGGAAGAGGTATCGGTTCTGTCTTCTGCTCTACTACATTGAAAGGACACTTCTTAAGGTGAACTGACATGCTGGGGACCTCAGTAAATCCCCACGAGGATACAGGAGTGAAAGCAGTGCTGAATCTCCACACCTGtaacagtaaaatatatttgaatgaTCATAAGAAGATTTCGTTTTTTGTttcgcaaaagtattcacactcatTGAACTATGATATATAAGTTCTGAACTCACCTTATTTTTGACCTGCCACGACACATTATGGAGCCCACTAGAACAATCTGTTCGCTCCCACTGTAGCTCTACAATGCCCCTGGTCTGGAGGAGACTGGCACACACTTCCCTCATTGTCCTTGACACCAGGGACAGCTGGCACAGGCTAAAACTATCCAGGAATCCAGCTATGTGCCACAGTATCTCAATAGGGAGCCCACTAAACCGGTCTGACTGGGAGTCTGTTGGCGGTTGCAGTCTGGTGCAGGGCTGAACCCCAAATGCCTTAAGATGCCTATCGTGAACCACCTTTGCTCCTCGGGTAGATGGGTAAAATCTCCGCTGGGAAAATGTACAGCCATAATATGCAAGAGGGCACCGTTGCTCTATCCAGCCACTGAGCCAAGCGTGAATCTCCCCGTGgatgtttctgaaatgtgacGAAAACTGGTCCCGCCTGAATGACTGACCACATAAGAAAGGAAAGGTGTGCTGGTGTTGGGGGTTAGGTGGGAGGTAACGATTATATGGGACCGCCTCCGAATCCAGAGCTTCGAGGACCTGGCCAAGGCGAAGGGTGCGAAGAGGGCTGGGGTAGGCGAGCTGTGGTGCTGCATGGTCACAGGCTGAAACAGAGGCCATGTCACCCACTCTTGTATTAGTCACCAAGACTGCTGTAGGAAATGTGAAAGTCTGCGTGCCAAGGTCAACACGGTAACCATCAATGTAGACTGTATCAGAAATCCTTCTACACTCCCTGGACTCTTCCAAACAGAAGAGTAGAGCTGGTGGGATCGCATCAATCTCCCCAAGACCCATAGGATCATCATCATGCTCCAAATCTGAAGTATCAACTCCTTTGTCTTCCATTTCTACCTGGAGCCTATATGGTGACTTGTCTGGTTTAGCACCTAATTGTCCATTAGTTAGAGGATATTGAACCTGGCCCTTATAGAAGAGGTTCAGGGGCAGCATCCTCTCAGGTCCAAGATTTCCTGAAAGAACTAGTCCTTTATTGTCCAGAACTACATGGTCAGCCCACTGTGCCACACCCTGGCTCACATGCACTGGGGATATCATTTGTGGAGTCGCAGGTTCTTGTGAAGTATCAGCATTTGTTGCCTCCACCAATGGTCCATTGGCTGTGGTTTTGTTCTGCATACCGATTCCTTCAAAAGCTCCATTTTCATCTAAGCGGTTCAGACTAGAACTGTTCCAATTTATGTTACTGTTGTGCAAACCATCAGCATGTTGAGGGGTTATGTCTTCCAGTCCATTCTGAATGCTTCTATTATTGTCCAAACTGCTTTGTAACAAGACATCTCCTACATTTTCACCTACTGAGCTACTTTCCCCACAGCTGGCATTGCTAACAAAGTCTAGAGCAGCAGCTAAGCTTCTTGCAGTCTCAACTGTGGCCTCATACAGCTTACTGAGCTGTTCCTCTTTCAATCCATTAATCCCACTGAGAATTTTCTCCTTTGCTGAAGCTTTGGGGGCTGACTGGGATTGATGCGAGGAGGATAATTGCGAGGTTGAGATTTCAGGAGCAGACGACtgtaaagctaaatgttttgctttaatctCCTTTCTAGTGAGTGGATCTTCTTGTGGAGATGGAGTCTTGGCAATCATCTTCATTGAATCAAGGAGTGTTTGTTGGTCCTGAAGTGCAAGTGCCATGTCCAGCTGCTCCATCTCTTCCAACAGACTAATTAGGCTCTCGTAAGAGGTGTAGTTCAAGCAGCTAACAGGCCACCTGTTCCACTCCATTGTGCAGGAGACAGCTCCTGCTGGACAAACATCCAGGTGTGCAGACATCTGGTTACGAATCAGCATGGCTGGGCAGCCGTAGCCGCTATTAAGGCATGGAATCCTCGTAAGTGGGCACAAAAGTTGGTGCTCATCAACTTTGCAGGAGTGAAACACAGCCCCACACACCAATGGACATGCGATTAGATCACAAGAAACTCCTGGTTCAGGTTTGACCATGCATCTTTGGTTAACACAGGAGATACAGTGAACATGGTGGTGCTCCATTTTAAGAGCCACTGAGGTGGTGGAGTGGTTTATATGGGCCCCTCTGTAGGAGAATATCATGAGAAATAAGAGTCAGGTACAAATTacttaaattatgtatttacaTTATGTCAATGGGTTTTAAAGatacacaaagacaaaaatgctacaaaaataCAGGGAATGACAAACAGTATTCAGCTGCTATCAGAAAATTGTGTACTGAatctactgtatataaatatcAGTATACATACACAGTGTGTAACGATTATTTACATAAgtatagattcattacacactCCTATACTAATCATATATAAATCTgtataattttgatgattatgtaGTAGCTTAATGTAGTAGcttaatgaaaacccaaaatataGCATCTCTGAAAGTTATAGTATTACAAGTTACAAAAAAAGCATATCTGTATAAAATGGTTTACTCAATCCATTTTGACTTGGTAGATGTCATTTACATGTTCCACAAGGAGAGTAGTCCTCAATAGGTCATTGCTAACAAAGTTGGTTGTTTACAGAATGCTACATCCAAGCCTATTCATAGAAATTGCAATTGAAGGAAAAAGTGTAGTAAGAAAAGGCGCACCAGCTACAGGGCTTTCATTACAGCTGAACAAATCCACAGGATGATCGCCTCCATACTAAGCTGCAATAATTGATGCAAAAGGAAGCCCAATCAAGTATTGAGTGTATTCAAATAAACTCTCTTTTCAAAAGGCTGacaatttggtttatttttattgctcttCTGTAATATTCTGAGAAATGTCTGAGAAAccaaattttggattttcattcaCAGGTCAATCATAAAAATGGCTAGAAATAAAGGgttaaaatatgtaattctGCCTGTAATGAATATATGAGTTTTAATTGTTGAAATGAAGgaccaaaaacatgacatttctataatatttacattgttttagaTGTACTGGTATTAAGTAGACAAACTGCGTTTTAGTGATTTGTTTCAGACTTGTACGACTGCTATTACAATAGCAACCAGCAGATGTCACTGCTACTGACTCTACTCATCCATGCCTCATTGTTTCAAATCACTGTCGCAAGAGATCAATGTTTAGGTTTCAGGAACTTCGTCTATGCAATGGGATTTTTGGTGAGAATTTTTTAGGTGATTTTGTTAAGAGCCATTTAAATGTGAAcattagcatttattttatgtgcaagattgaaaacataaacaagcaacaaaaattaagaaagaaGAATGCCTCTGCACCTCAGGCTGTACAACAAAAGGGGTTTAAATCCCCTTTCAAGAGTTTCAGTCagtttacataaaattaaatttttatcaaGAATATGCCTGTTCAACCCAAGCTAAGCCAAGCAACCAGTgcatgtgcaaaacaaaaaataaatttagctaAAAGTAGACAAAGGTTCAAAAAGATCTAAATTAAAGAAGTCCTTTGAAATTTAAAGGCAGTGCTGTGCAGTTAatcaaaattgcattttaatttagaatCCAATCAAAAAAACTATGCTACTGACCAAAAGACAAAGGTTCAAAAAGATCTAAATTAAAGAAGTCCTTTGAAATTTAAAGGCAGTGCTGTGCAGTTAatcaaaattgcattttaatttagaatCCAATCAAAAAAACTATGCTACTGACCAaaagacaaacagcaaaaaataagcACAGGAAATTCCTGTCTCAAAGATTCATAGCATTGCAATTTCTATTTTGGCCAAAATAACTGAGATTGGATTGCTCCATATTGGAGCCTTTCAATCTGCAAGTTGTCCTAAAACTGCAGTTTGATCATAAATCTGCTGTTGTACATTGCTTTACTTTAAAGCtgcaaattaattttctatAAATCTGACATTGCAACAACTAAAAACTTTTAAGTAGCAAAGTTAGTAAGGGCTTGAAAAACAACTTGTGATCACAGAGTGATGTTATAAATGCAtcaattttcattaaaacatatgAAAAGCAGAAGAcgggaaaatgttaaatttaaagcAATAACTGCTCAGCTATCTAGAGAAAATTAAAAGCTTGTCTATTTCTTGAGGACATTCCAAAGTATTAccatacatttaaataaagcttttataAATTAAGTATTCTAACAGTTATCAAAAATcgtatcttatcttatcttaggATGGCTATCGagtaaataaagcatttttaaagcgAATTTACTTATAACAACTGAGACAATAAGATTGGAGCTACTTCATGTCAACAGGAAAAGTTCAGTTGCAACTAACAGCTCTGTAACAAAGTTTACAGCAACATTTTGTTTCGGTAATCTACATATTTTTATCCATCAACCTAATAAAAACTCTCCTGTTGTCGTCTGTCATTTTTCTACAATATCAACTTCTAAAGACAACAATAGAAGGCTAGCTAAAGCTCGGAGTGAGTGTTGCTAATGTTGGCTAAAAACAGCTAGCTCGGACGGAAGTTGAGcagttcacaacaaaaacaacttttcgtaaaataatgttttagagGTTCCAGatgtttctcacctgtgtgtcGTATTGACAGGAAAAGGCGTGTTATGACGTCTTTGATTGTTTCCACATTAATGCGTCTGTTAACTGTACTTGCCACCGGGAAGAAACTGCTAAAGATAGCTAGCCACTCTCAGTCAGTCATCGTCTCCAccggttttttttttccacccctcttcaaaactttatttaacaaaatgtgaagttaATGCCTTTGCAATATAATCGAGTgggagaaaaagtaaaacacatttcaatacTGCTGAAAGAAACAATAATGTAGTTTATACAGATGAATTGCTTTAGTCTAGTGTTCTAGATCAGATGAGTAGAAAATCAAAGAGGAAATGTTCTAAGTGAAATAAACAGTATaggagagagggaaaaaaataagattaatgtTCATTATTTGTGTCAGAATATGGCTAATTGCATTTGTGAAAGGCAGGCTGCACAACAACATGCAGAGTGACAAACCAGTTGATATGAAGTAGTAAAAGCATGGATCACGTCTTTAAGGTCAAGATTTTATAAAAGTGTTgtacaattaaacaaatttgaATCAAATGCTATCACACATTCTTTTAATGTATGAGTTGACAAAAGTCCATTCATACTGTAAGTAATCATTTAGTCAAACAGTGGGGCTTCATGAAAAGGAATGGAAGAGTTTCAGCTGAACGTCAGTCTGAGTactattagtttataaatcaaaatttttatatattttgaaattgatgCCATAACGGTGGGATGTAGATAAAAACCGCACCCAAAATGGATCCCTGAAGAACACCAGAAAAAGCAGACTACAGAGAAACTCAGATCTGATAGATGAGACCTAAACCTCTCTTAAAAAGTGTAGTTACATATCAATGCCATGGCCATTACATGAAAAATCCATGAGAAATAATGTGGGGTTGGAGGGGCTTCCCCAGGCTGCCATTCATGCAAAACTTATATTTGTAGCACAAATCCATGATGTCTACTCCTCTCTTCTGACTCAAAATTGCAAACCTGACTACTGTAGTACATCATTTTAGCGCAAGGGTTTCTGAATAATAAAAGTTCCATTTTGATTTAGTGCAAGAAAGGacatttttattagaaacattCCCATAATTCCACAGTGAAACTCATAAAGATCAGCTTTGCTTGATCAAGCAATGAGGCTACGCAGGGTTTGATAACAATGCAGGATTGAGAGTCTGTCTTGTTCGGTGCACATTGCGGTAAGGGGTACTGGCTCAGTCTTCAGCTCAGCTCTGTTGAAAAAAGGACACTTCTTCATGTGATCCGACATGCTGGGAACATCAACAAAATGCCACGAGTACACAGGACTGAAGGCAGGGCTGAATTTCCACACCTGCAACAGTAAAAGATAAGTGAGTTTActaatacacaaaaataaaaaataacaaatttgcaGCTGTTAAAGCCTGAACTTTTAGGGTTATGAACACTTCTGGTTGCATTAAAGAATTCACACAGACAATGAGTAAATAAATCCTGCATTATGAGATTTTATttcccaaaataaacacagtctccttgttttgctgcttttcagcTATGACTCTGGTACATCCACAATTAATTCCATGGTGCATGTTGTATAACAGTGATTGTTtaaaacacacagatacacaagttattgttttttactCACTTTACTTTTGACCCGCCATCTCATAGTGTGAGGATGACCAGGAGAATGTCCTCGCTCCCACTGCAGCTCTACTATCCCCCTTGAAGGGAGGAGACTGGCACACACTTGCCTCATAGTCCTCGACACCAAGGACAGCTGGCAGAGGCTAAAACTGTCCAGGAATCTAGCTATGTGCCACAGTATCTCAATGGGGAGCCCACTAAACCGGTCTGACTGGGAGTCCTTTGCAGGTTCCGCATTGATAGAAGGCAGGATTATAAACGACTTAAGGTGCTTATGGTAAATCACCTTGGCCCTGTGGGTGGATGGCCACAGCCTCTGCTGGGAAAACCTACATCCATACAATGCCAGAGGACAGTGGGACTCTATGCGGTCACGAAAGTTGGGGTGAAAGTCACAATGGATATTTAGATAATGGGAAGGATATTGGTCACGGCGAAATGACTGACCGCATATGGGGGGATAAGTGTGTGATATTATTTGAAGGGTCACAGgttcttttgaaatattaatggCTTCTGTTTCCATAAATGATCCATTGGTTAAATTTTTACTTAATACACCAATATTTTCAGGTGCACCACTTTCATCCAAACAGCTCAGACTAGAACAGTTCTCCTttatatctcttttttttaaatctttgattCCACTAACAACTTCCTCTGTTGTGGATCCTTTTGGAGCAGACTGCAATTGAAGTGAGGAAGTCACAGTTGATGCCTCAGAAGCAGACAATGCTAAAGCTAACAGTATCGCTTCTTCAATAACAGAATCTTTGTAAGTCAAGTTTTCCATCCCCATCTCCTCTATGGTCTCAAGGAGTGCCTGATGGTCCTCCAGAGCAAGTGCAAGGTCTTTATGGCTCCTTATCTCATCCAAGATACTTCCTAATTTCCTACCAGGTTTCAAATCCAAGATTTCTGTTGGGTGCAAGTTCCATCTCTCT contains:
- the LOC106699733 gene encoding F-box only protein 30-like; this encodes MENHIHCISCVNRRCMAQSEPGVSCEIITCPLMCGAMFHSCKGDEHQLLCPLMKVPCLNSNYGCPAILIRNKIPAHMDVCPAGVVFCPERWNLHPTEILDLKPGRKLGSILDEIRSHKDLALALEDHQALLETIEEMGMENLTYKDSVIEEAILLALALSASEASTVTSSLQLQSAPKGSTTEEVVSGIKDLKKRDIKENCSSLSCLDESGAPENIGVLSKNLTNGSFMETEAINISKEPVTLQIISHTYPPICGQSFRRDQYPSHYLNIHCDFHPNFRDRIESHCPLALYGCRFSQQRLWPSTHRAKVIYHKHLKSFIILPSINAEPAKDSQSDRFSGLPIEILWHIARFLDSFSLCQLSLVSRTMRQVCASLLPSRGIVELQWERGHSPGHPHTMRWRVKSKVWKFSPAFSPVYSWHFVDVPSMSDHMKKCPFFNRAELKTEPVPLTAMCTEQDRLSILHCYQTLRSLIA
- the LOC102225099 gene encoding F-box only protein 30-like, whose amino-acid sequence is MEHHHVHCISCVNQRCMVKPEPGVSCDLIACPLVCGAVFHSCKVDEHQLLCPLTRIPCLNSGYGCPAMLIRNQMSAHLDVCPAGAVSCTMEWNRWPVSCLNYTSYESLISLLEEMEQLDMALALQDQQTLLDSMKMIAKTPSPQEDPLTRKEIKAKHLALQSSAPEISTSQLSSSHQSQSAPKASAKEKILSGINGLKEEQLSKLYEATVETARSLAAALDFVSNASCGESSSVGENVGDVLLQSSLDNNRSIQNGLEDITPQHADGLHNSNINWNSSSLNRLDENGAFEGIGMQNKTTANGPLVEATNADTSQEPATPQMISPVHVSQGVAQWADHVVLDNKGLVLSGNLGPERMLPLNLFYKGQVQYPLTNGQLGAKPDKSPYRLQVEMEDKGVDTSDLEHDDDPMGLGEIDAIPPALLFCLEESRECRRISDTVYIDGYRVDLGTQTFTFPTAVLVTNTRVGDMASVSACDHAAPQLAYPSPLRTLRLGQVLEALDSEAVPYNRYLPPNPQHQHTFPFLCGQSFRRDQFSSHFRNIHGEIHAWLSGWIEQRCPLAYYGCTFSQRRFYPSTRGAKVVHDRHLKAFGVQPCTRLQPPTDSQSDRFSGLPIEILWHIAGFLDSFSLCQLSLVSRTMREVCASLLQTRGIVELQWERTDCSSGLHNVSWQVKNKVWRFSTAFTPVSSWGFTEVPSMSVHLKKCPFNVVEQKTEPIPLPAMCTARDGLSLRRVLRHVNT